A genomic region of Zalophus californianus isolate mZalCal1 chromosome 1, mZalCal1.pri.v2, whole genome shotgun sequence contains the following coding sequences:
- the SSR3 gene encoding translocon-associated protein subunit gamma: MAPKGGSKQQSEEDLLLQDFSRNLSAKSSALFFGNAFIVSAIPIWLYWRIWHMDLIQSAVLYSVMTLVSTYLVAFAYKNVKFVLKHKVAQKREDAVSKEVTRKLSEADNRKMSRKEKDERILWKKNEVADYEATTFSIFYNNTLFLVLVIVASFFILKNFNPTVNYILSISASSGLIALLSTGSK, encoded by the exons ATGGCTCCCAAAGGCGGCTCCAAGCAGCAGTCCGAAGAGGATTTGCTTCTGCAGGATTTCAGCCGCAACCTCTCGGCCAAGTCCTCCGCGCTCTTCTTCGGGAATGCCTTCATCGTGTCCGCCATCCCCATCT GGTTATATTGGCGAATATGGCATATGGATCTTATTCAGTCTGCTGTTCTCTACAGTGTGATGACCCTAGTAAGCACTTACTTGGTAGCCTTTGCatacaaaaatgtgaaatttgTTCTCAAACACAA agtagCACAGAAGAGGGAGGATGCTGTTTCCAAAGAAGTGACTCGAAAACTTTCTGAAGCTGATAACAGAAAGATGTCTcgaaaggaaaaagatgaaag AATCTTGTGGAAGAAGAACGAAGTTGCTGATTATGAAGCTACAACATTTTCCATCTTCTATAACAACACCCTATTCCTGGTCTTGGTCATTGTTGCTTCCTTCTTTATATTGAAGAACTTCAACCCTACAGT GAACTATATTTTATCCATAAGTGCTTCATCAGGCCTCATTGCCCTCCTGTCTACTGGCTCCAAGTAG